One window from the genome of Streptomyces sp. WZ-12 encodes:
- the folE gene encoding GTP cyclohydrolase I FolE: MTDPVTLDVEGVIGTFDEKRAENAVRELLIAVGEDPDREGLLETPARVARAYKELFAGLWQKPEDVLTTTFDLGHDEMVLVKDIEVVSNCEHHLVPFVGVAHVGYIPSTDGKITGLSKLARLVDVFARRPQVQERMTTQIADSLMQILEPRGVIVVVECEHMCMTMRGVRKPGAKTTTSAVRGQLRDPATRAEAMSLILAR; encoded by the coding sequence ATGACGGACCCTGTGACGCTGGACGTCGAGGGCGTGATCGGCACGTTTGACGAGAAGCGTGCCGAGAACGCCGTGCGCGAGCTGCTCATCGCGGTGGGTGAGGACCCCGACCGCGAGGGGCTGTTGGAGACGCCGGCGCGGGTGGCACGGGCGTACAAGGAGCTCTTCGCCGGCCTGTGGCAGAAGCCCGAGGACGTGCTGACCACCACCTTCGACCTCGGCCACGACGAGATGGTGCTGGTCAAGGACATCGAGGTGGTCTCGAACTGCGAGCACCACCTGGTGCCGTTCGTCGGCGTGGCCCACGTCGGCTACATCCCGTCCACCGACGGGAAGATCACCGGGCTGTCCAAGCTGGCCCGGCTGGTCGACGTGTTCGCCCGGCGCCCGCAGGTCCAGGAGCGGATGACCACCCAGATCGCGGACTCGCTGATGCAGATCCTGGAGCCGCGCGGGGTCATCGTGGTCGTCGAGTGCGAGCACATGTGCATGACGATGCGCGGGGTGCGCAAGCCGGGGGCGAAGACGACGACCTCCGCGGTGCGCGGGCAGCTCCGCGACCCCGCGACGCGGGCCGAGGCGATGAGCCTGATACTGGCGCGCTAG